The Deinococcota bacterium genome includes the window GGCGGCGAAGCGCTCCTCAGCCGCCTCTTGCGCGGTCTCGACTTTCTCAAGGAGGAGGCCAAGCAGAGCTTTTTCGGCCCCGGCCCCAGCCCCGTCCTCGACCAGGAGGCCCTGGCGGGCCGGCGCATGGCGGGGCCGGGCGGTTTCGCGGCCGGCAGCGTGAGCGAGGCTTACGGCGCGGGGGTCCTCGACCCGGCCTCCCTAAAGGAGCCCGAGTACGAGCGCTTCAGCGCCGACCTGTCGTGGATGCCGCGCCTGGTGCTGATGGCCAAGAGCACGTATGTCTGGCTGGGCCAGCTCTCCGAGCGCTACGGCCGCGACATCCACCGGCTCGACCAGGTGCCCGACGAGGAGCTCGACCGCCTGGCCGCCCAGGGCTTCACCGGCCTGTGGCTGATCGGCCTCTGGGAGCGGAGCCACGCCTCGAAGGTGATCAAGCAGCTCATGGGCAACCCCGACGCGGTGGCCTCGGCCTACTCCTTGTACGACTACGTGATAGCCCACGACCTGGGCGGCGATGAGGCCTTCGAGAACCTGAAGAGCCGCGCCTGGCAGCGCGGCGTCCGCCTGGCCAGCGACATGGTGCCCAACCACGTCGGCGTCGACGGGCGCTGGGTGATCGAGCACCCCGACTGGTTCGTCTCGGTCGATCAGCCGCCCTTTCCTTCTTATACCTTTAACGGCCCCGACCTCTCGCAAGACGAGCGCGTGGGCATCTTCCTTGAGGACCACTACTACGACCACAGCGACGCGGCTGTGGTCTTTAGGCGCTTGGACCGCCATAGCGGCGACAGCCTCTACATCTACCACGGCAACGACGGCACCTCGATGGCCTGGAACGACACCGCCCAGCTCGATTATTTGAAGGCCGAGGTGCGCGAGGCGGTCATCCAGACCATCCTCTTCGTAGCCCGCAAGTTCTCGGTGATCCGCTTCGACGCCGCCATGACCCTCGCCAAAGAGCACATCCAGCGCCTCTGGTACCCGCACCCCGGCACCGGCGGCGACATCGCCTCGCGCGCCGAGCACGGCCTCACCAAGGCCGAGTTCGACAAGCTCATGCCCGCCGAGTTCTGGCGCGAGGTGGTCGACCGGGTGGCCCAGGAGGTGCCCGACACCCTCCTCTTGGCCGAGGCCTTCTGGATGATGGAGGGCTACTTCGTGCGGACGCTGGGCATGCACCGGGTCTACAACAGCGCCTTTATGCACATGCTCAAGAAGGAGGAGAGCGACAAGTACCGCCAGCTCATCAAGAACACCCTCGAGTTCGACCCCGAGATATTGAAGCGCTATGTCAACTTCATGAACAACCCCGACGAGGAGACGGCGGTAGCGCAGTTCGGCAAGGATGACAAGTACTTCGGCGTCTGCACGGTGATGTCTACCTTGCCCGGCCTGCCCATGTTCGGCCACGGCCAGCTAGAGGGGCTGCATGAAAAGTACGGCATGGAGTACCGCCGCGCCAAGTGGCAGGAGACGCCCGACCAGCAGCTCGTGAAGCGCCACGAGCGCGAGATCTTTCCCCTGCTGCACAAGCGCTACCTCTTCGCCGAGGTGGACAA containing:
- a CDS encoding alpha-amylase family glycosyl hydrolase; its protein translation is GGEALLSRLLRGLDFLKEEAKQSFFGPGPSPVLDQEALAGRRMAGPGGFAAGSVSEAYGAGVLDPASLKEPEYERFSADLSWMPRLVLMAKSTYVWLGQLSERYGRDIHRLDQVPDEELDRLAAQGFTGLWLIGLWERSHASKVIKQLMGNPDAVASAYSLYDYVIAHDLGGDEAFENLKSRAWQRGVRLASDMVPNHVGVDGRWVIEHPDWFVSVDQPPFPSYTFNGPDLSQDERVGIFLEDHYYDHSDAAVVFRRLDRHSGDSLYIYHGNDGTSMAWNDTAQLDYLKAEVREAVIQTILFVARKFSVIRFDAAMTLAKEHIQRLWYPHPGTGGDIASRAEHGLTKAEFDKLMPAEFWREVVDRVAQEVPDTLLLAEAFWMMEGYFVRTLGMHRVYNSAFMHMLKKEESDKYRQLIKNTLEFDPEILKRYVNFMNNPDEETAVAQFGKDDKYFGVCTVMSTLPGLPMFGHGQLEGLHEKYGMEYRRAKWQETPDQQLVKRHEREIFPLLHKRYLFAEVDNFLLYDFHAEGGYVVEDVFAYSNRAGGERALVVFNNKFAEAKGWIKESSAFAVKSAEGKALERRSLAEGLALGGDERFVICRDGIGGLEYLRSAGGLRRDGLYLELGAFKYAVFMDFREVEGEDYGRLMVRLGGRGVASVDREKRALAVEPLVQAFREVVSGERYRRLKAAFDEETGAEAVDEGTLEPQLRVLLEQVGRTGGVDLDAPARSGELASELGELVETMIKLRRSLQGGAAEEAVTLPQAVFYSALNLVFLRAVEPLAEAVPEAEKADVWLEHW